Proteins encoded by one window of Cyanobium sp. NS01:
- the moeB gene encoding molybdopterin-synthase adenylyltransferase MoeB has product MLPPDTTGVQLSPDEVVRFSRHLILPEVGMEGQKRLKASAVLCVGTGGLGSPLLLYLAAAGVGRIGIVDFDVVDHSNLQRQVIHGTSWVGKPKIESARARILEINPHCQVDLYETALSSENALAIIEPYDLVCDGTDNFPTRYLVNDACVLLGKPNVYGSIFRFEGQATVFNLDAESPNYRDLFPEPPPPGMVPSCAEGGVVGVLPGIIGVIQATEAVKIITGLGTTLSGRLLLFDALGMKFRELKLRPNPERPMIDKLIDYQEFCGVGGTAPGQEEAGSVPSITVAELKTVIDGELEDILLLDVRNPQEADIAVIPGAVLVPLDHIESGAAIEQVRQLAEGRKLYVHCKLGGRSAKALIALGRHGIEGVNVNGGIDAWSREVDPSVQRY; this is encoded by the coding sequence ATGCTCCCCCCCGACACCACTGGAGTCCAGCTCAGCCCCGATGAGGTGGTGCGCTTTTCGCGCCACCTGATCCTGCCGGAGGTGGGCATGGAGGGCCAGAAGCGCCTCAAGGCCTCCGCCGTGCTCTGCGTGGGCACCGGTGGCCTGGGCTCGCCCCTGCTGCTCTACCTGGCTGCGGCCGGGGTGGGCCGGATCGGCATCGTCGATTTCGATGTGGTGGACCACTCCAACCTGCAGCGCCAGGTGATCCACGGCACCAGCTGGGTGGGCAAGCCCAAGATCGAGTCGGCCAGGGCCCGCATCCTCGAGATCAACCCGCACTGCCAGGTGGATCTCTACGAGACGGCCCTCAGCAGCGAGAACGCCCTGGCGATCATCGAGCCCTACGACCTGGTCTGCGACGGCACCGACAACTTCCCCACCCGCTACCTGGTGAACGACGCCTGCGTGCTCCTGGGCAAGCCCAATGTCTACGGCTCGATCTTCCGCTTCGAGGGCCAGGCCACGGTGTTCAACCTGGATGCCGAAAGCCCCAACTACCGCGACCTCTTCCCCGAGCCGCCGCCGCCGGGGATGGTGCCCTCCTGCGCCGAAGGCGGGGTGGTGGGTGTGCTGCCCGGCATCATCGGCGTGATCCAGGCCACCGAGGCGGTGAAGATCATCACCGGCCTGGGCACCACCCTCAGCGGCCGCCTGCTGCTGTTCGATGCCCTGGGCATGAAGTTCAGGGAGCTGAAGCTGCGTCCCAACCCCGAGCGCCCGATGATCGACAAGCTGATCGACTACCAGGAGTTCTGCGGCGTGGGCGGCACGGCTCCGGGCCAGGAGGAGGCCGGCAGTGTGCCCAGCATCACGGTGGCGGAGCTCAAGACCGTGATCGATGGTGAGCTCGAAGACATCCTGCTGCTGGATGTGCGCAATCCCCAGGAGGCGGACATCGCCGTAATTCCCGGGGCCGTGCTGGTGCCCCTTGATCACATTGAGAGTGGCGCGGCGATTGAGCAGGTGCGCCAGCTGGCTGAAGGCAGGAAGCTCTACGTGCACTGCAAGCTGGGTGGCCGCAGTGCCAAGGCCCTGATCGCCCTCGGCCGCCACGGCATCGAGGGGGTGAATGTGAATGGCGGCATCGACGCCTGGAGCCGGGAGGTGGATCCCTCGGTGCAGCGCTACTGA
- a CDS encoding M67 family metallopeptidase translates to MTSNAPTGLGVDPGLLTALGAILRSAAPEEGCCLLLGSRRGLGLDQLWQLQRLWPCLNVWSPPGERQRRFAIDPREQLVAQRWARQRGLQVLGAAHSHPEAAAEPSPTDLALTCAPALMVILGRQGEALAWWLEEGNTLPRPLPWRMEH, encoded by the coding sequence GTGACCTCCAACGCGCCAACCGGCCTGGGCGTTGATCCCGGCTTGCTCACCGCCCTGGGCGCCATCCTGCGCTCCGCCGCGCCGGAAGAGGGCTGCTGCCTGTTGCTGGGCTCACGCCGGGGCCTCGGCCTTGACCAGCTCTGGCAGCTGCAGCGGCTCTGGCCCTGCCTGAATGTGTGGTCGCCGCCTGGGGAGCGCCAACGCCGTTTCGCCATTGATCCGAGGGAGCAACTGGTGGCCCAGCGCTGGGCGCGGCAGCGGGGCCTGCAGGTGCTGGGCGCTGCCCACAGTCACCCGGAAGCTGCCGCAGAGCCATCCCCCACCGACCTGGCCCTCACCTGCGCGCCAGCCCTGATGGTGATTCTGGGACGCCAGGGCGAGGCGCTGGCCTGGTGGCTGGAGGAGGGGAACACCCTGCCCAGGCCGCTGCCGTGGAGAATGGAGCATTGA
- a CDS encoding CAAD domain-containing protein, producing MSDTPTPTVETEPMADADPTPTPEASAGEGIDTAAFKERYKEVLGSINQTLGQIDWSQMGRIGKAGGILLVVIIAQILIKGVLDTVNLLPLVPGLLELLGLVVVGHWGWKNLTTSEKRSAVVNKLQTLRNEYLT from the coding sequence ATGAGCGACACCCCTACCCCCACGGTTGAAACCGAGCCCATGGCCGATGCTGATCCCACGCCGACCCCTGAAGCCTCTGCTGGCGAAGGCATCGACACCGCCGCGTTCAAGGAGCGCTACAAGGAGGTTCTCGGCAGCATCAACCAGACCCTGGGCCAGATCGACTGGAGCCAGATGGGCCGGATCGGCAAGGCCGGCGGCATTCTGCTCGTGGTGATCATCGCCCAGATCCTGATCAAGGGCGTGCTCGACACCGTCAACCTGCTGCCCCTCGTGCCCGGCCTGCTGGAGCTGCTCGGCCTGGTGGTGGTGGGTCATTGGGGCTGGAAGAACCTCACCACCAGCGAAAAGCGCAGCGCCGTGGTCAACAAGCTGCAGACACTCCGCAACGAGTATCTGACCTGA
- a CDS encoding fructosamine kinase family protein encodes MSVPSEPLAAWCEARLGLRPIAQNPVGGGCIHRAWRLVDAEGTSVFAKTGGSGAMALLEAEAAGLAALGAWPPDGLRVPQPLALELVGDQAVLVLPWLDLAPGGTGGWSQLGQGLAQLHRASRGGQGGRGYGFETDNFIGSAPQANGWLPRWASFFVQRRLKPQLAMAAARGEAFASADAVLERAQERLASHGPEAVLVHGDLWSGNAGLLRGGGAALFDPAAYWGDREVDLAMAQLFGGFPASFFAAYQATWPLPSGAPGRVELYNLYHLLNHANLFGGGYRSQAEASMLSLLDTP; translated from the coding sequence GTGAGTGTCCCCTCCGAGCCCCTGGCGGCCTGGTGCGAAGCCCGGCTGGGCCTGCGCCCCATCGCCCAGAACCCTGTAGGGGGCGGCTGCATCCATCGGGCCTGGCGGCTGGTGGATGCGGAGGGCACCAGCGTCTTCGCCAAGACCGGCGGCAGCGGCGCCATGGCGCTGCTGGAAGCCGAAGCCGCGGGGCTGGCCGCCCTGGGGGCCTGGCCGCCGGACGGCCTGCGGGTGCCCCAGCCCCTGGCCCTGGAGCTGGTGGGCGACCAGGCCGTGCTGGTGCTGCCCTGGCTGGACCTGGCCCCCGGGGGCACGGGGGGCTGGTCGCAGCTGGGTCAGGGCCTCGCGCAGCTGCATCGGGCCAGCAGGGGAGGGCAGGGCGGCAGGGGCTATGGCTTCGAGACCGACAACTTCATTGGCTCAGCTCCCCAGGCCAATGGCTGGCTCCCCCGTTGGGCCAGCTTCTTTGTGCAGCGTCGGCTGAAGCCCCAGCTGGCCATGGCGGCGGCGCGGGGTGAGGCCTTTGCCAGCGCGGACGCCGTTCTGGAGCGGGCTCAGGAGCGGCTTGCCTCCCATGGGCCGGAAGCGGTACTCGTGCACGGCGACCTCTGGAGCGGCAATGCCGGGCTGCTCCGCGGCGGCGGTGCGGCCCTGTTCGACCCTGCGGCCTACTGGGGCGACCGGGAAGTGGATCTGGCCATGGCGCAGTTGTTCGGAGGCTTCCCCGCCAGCTTTTTTGCGGCCTATCAAGCCACCTGGCCCCTGCCCAGCGGGGCGCCTGGCCGTGTGGAGCTCTACAACCTCTATCACCTGCTCAACCACGCCAACCTGTTCGGCGGTGGCTACCGCAGCCAGGCCGAAGCGTCGATGCTCAGCCTGCTGGACACCCCCTGA
- the crtD gene encoding C-3',4' desaturase CrtD yields MAEVLDVAVVGAGIAGLTAAALLADAGLTVELLEAHDQCGGCAGTFKRGPYVFDVGATQVAGLEPGGSHARLCQHLGIDLPAARPLDPACVVHLGDGSAPVRLWRDPERWRQERLSQFAGSEPFWRLCAALHRANWGFAARDPVLPPRNGWDLGQLLGALRPANLASGLFAAATVADLLALCGCGNDQRLRRFLDLQLRLYSQEPADRTAALYGATVLAMAQEPLGLWHLEGSMQSLSTALEQALGQAGGRLRLGHRVERLRRQDGCWQLQGQRCGQQREGQSFERRARDLVLAIPPQGLPQLLDTPSLGASYQRRLDQLADPSGALVLYGAVDRQALPADCPCHLQLAWDDPGALFVSVSQPGDGRAPEGQATVIASVFTPARPWFSLERQAYGAAKTRAMAAIQRGLEQLLGLDPSAWRHRELATPRGFARWTGRPFGFVGGLGQRPGTFGPFGLASRTPIEGLWLCGDAIYPGEGTAGVSLSALMASRQLLAARGHRLELRSAAAELTETPGAAADRH; encoded by the coding sequence ATGGCAGAGGTGCTCGACGTGGCGGTGGTGGGGGCCGGCATCGCCGGACTCACGGCCGCGGCGCTGCTGGCCGATGCGGGCCTGACGGTGGAGCTGCTCGAGGCCCACGACCAGTGCGGTGGCTGCGCCGGCACCTTCAAGCGCGGGCCGTACGTGTTTGACGTGGGGGCCACCCAGGTGGCGGGCCTGGAGCCCGGCGGCAGCCATGCCCGCCTCTGCCAGCACCTGGGCATCGACCTGCCGGCCGCCAGGCCCCTCGATCCAGCCTGTGTGGTGCACCTGGGTGACGGCAGCGCCCCGGTGCGGCTGTGGCGCGACCCCGAGCGCTGGCGGCAGGAGCGGCTGAGCCAGTTTGCGGGCAGTGAACCCTTCTGGCGCCTCTGCGCGGCCCTGCACCGCGCCAACTGGGGCTTTGCGGCCCGGGACCCCGTGCTGCCGCCCCGCAATGGCTGGGATCTGGGCCAGCTGCTGGGCGCCCTGCGGCCCGCCAACCTGGCCAGCGGTCTGTTCGCCGCGGCCACTGTGGCCGATCTGCTGGCCCTGTGCGGCTGCGGGAACGACCAGCGGCTGCGCCGCTTTCTGGATCTGCAGCTGCGGCTCTACTCCCAGGAGCCCGCCGATCGCACCGCCGCCCTCTACGGGGCCACGGTGCTGGCCATGGCCCAGGAGCCCCTGGGGCTCTGGCATCTGGAGGGCTCGATGCAGAGCCTCAGCACGGCCCTGGAGCAGGCCCTGGGCCAAGCGGGTGGGCGCCTGCGCCTGGGGCACCGGGTGGAGCGGCTGCGGCGGCAGGATGGCTGCTGGCAGCTCCAGGGACAGCGCTGCGGGCAGCAGCGCGAAGGGCAGAGCTTTGAACGCAGGGCCCGCGATCTGGTGCTGGCGATCCCGCCCCAGGGCCTGCCCCAGCTCCTGGACACCCCCAGCCTGGGGGCGTCCTACCAACGCCGCCTCGACCAGCTGGCTGATCCCTCTGGGGCCCTGGTGCTCTACGGGGCGGTGGATCGCCAGGCCCTGCCCGCCGACTGTCCCTGCCACCTGCAGTTGGCGTGGGACGACCCCGGCGCTCTGTTCGTGTCGGTGAGTCAGCCCGGCGACGGCCGAGCCCCAGAGGGGCAGGCCACCGTGATCGCCAGCGTGTTCACCCCCGCCCGCCCCTGGTTCAGCCTTGAGCGGCAGGCCTACGGGGCGGCCAAGACCCGGGCCATGGCCGCCATCCAGCGGGGGTTGGAGCAGCTGCTCGGCCTGGACCCCTCCGCCTGGCGGCATCGCGAGCTCGCCACACCGCGGGGGTTTGCCCGCTGGACCGGCCGTCCCTTCGGCTTCGTGGGCGGACTGGGTCAGCGGCCGGGGACTTTCGGACCGTTCGGGCTGGCCAGCCGCACGCCGATCGAGGGCCTCTGGCTGTGTGGGGATGCGATCTACCCCGGCGAGGGCACCGCGGGCGTGAGCCTCTCGGCACTGATGGCCAGCCGCCAGCTGCTGGCGGCGCGGGGCCACCGGCTGGAGCTGCGGAGCGCAGCAGCTGAACTCACAGAAACTCCGGGCGCAGCCGCTGACAGGCACTGA
- a CDS encoding prephenate/arogenate dehydrogenase produces MTTAPPSTPPREPPRSLRGPVGIVGLGLIGGSIGLDLQALGVEVRALVRRPATAERARQRQLATAVSDDPALLQDCSLVVLALPLDGLLDPPPQLVQALPAAAVVTDVGSVKAPVLERWSALHPRFVASHPMAGTEAAGVEAGVPGLFRGRPWVLTPGAATDPEALALVWTLAELVGARPISCPAEAHDRAAALISHLPVLVSAALLQSVDAAAAAQGGELPDLVRALASSGFADTSRVGGGNPQLGTLMARGNQMALQEALAAYRLSLEALEHRLASSEWDALEADLSACQRLRPEFL; encoded by the coding sequence ATGACAACAGCACCGCCATCTACGCCCCCGAGGGAGCCCCCACGCAGCCTGCGGGGTCCTGTCGGCATCGTGGGGCTCGGCCTGATCGGCGGCTCCATCGGCCTGGATCTGCAGGCCCTGGGGGTGGAGGTACGGGCCCTGGTGCGGCGCCCAGCCACGGCGGAGCGTGCCCGGCAGCGGCAGCTGGCCACAGCGGTGAGCGATGACCCGGCGCTGCTGCAGGACTGTTCCCTGGTGGTGCTGGCCTTGCCCCTCGATGGCCTGCTGGATCCTCCGCCCCAGCTGGTGCAGGCCCTGCCAGCAGCGGCGGTGGTCACCGATGTGGGCTCGGTCAAGGCTCCGGTGCTGGAGCGCTGGTCGGCGCTGCATCCGCGCTTCGTGGCCAGCCACCCCATGGCCGGCACGGAGGCCGCCGGCGTGGAGGCCGGCGTACCGGGGCTGTTTCGCGGTCGGCCCTGGGTGCTGACGCCAGGGGCGGCGACCGACCCGGAGGCGTTGGCCCTGGTGTGGACCCTGGCCGAGCTGGTGGGAGCCCGGCCGATCAGCTGCCCGGCCGAGGCCCACGACCGCGCCGCCGCCCTCATCTCCCATCTGCCGGTGCTGGTGAGTGCGGCCCTGCTGCAGAGCGTCGACGCCGCCGCCGCTGCCCAGGGGGGAGAGCTGCCGGATCTGGTGCGTGCCCTGGCCTCCAGCGGCTTCGCCGACACGAGCCGGGTGGGAGGGGGCAATCCACAGTTGGGCACCCTGATGGCCCGCGGCAACCAGATGGCTCTCCAGGAGGCCCTGGCGGCTTACCGGCTCAGCCTGGAGGCCCTGGAGCACCGCCTGGCCTCGTCCGAGTGGGACGCCCTCGAGGCCGACCTCAGTGCCTGTCAGCGGCTGCGCCCGGAGTTTCTGTGA
- a CDS encoding helicase translates to MLEAQAHHELKALLRREGRGAHDGWPHQLSLCRLVARSLRRGDRTLVRLTPGSDPGWLLGLLVPLALGETPVVLVLSQGLKQRLLQVELARLGRAGLSLPCYEGEDPGNAKVWLLSVPELVSAWRGDRLKGRQLVIPEAEQLDARLRASLALRLDAADWERLARAHPALRTGLGELYSRLSRQVMAHPGGSRRPLLLSPEDEAPLRQLLGLLHPLPEPWATWRSSGGDAWVSWTEREPTRAQQAPSVEGLPPAERLLQWSLHRQPLEPLRVLEGLMDGQGAVVVAELASTMGQLGLPGGPALGLEPDVVVDLGAEPLADPLPLYAPLRQPLPNSPRYGEHLLEQCRRLVLGQGGLTLVLLDDEGLRLSLASGLAAEFGSRVVHEHTAPESHGVVCARWSWWLTHQGRMPDPSQIVVALLPIASLDDPLTAAQVLALRREGRDWFRERLLPDGLTRLQLGVVGLRRQGGRLAVLDGRLRGRSWGRQVLRALEPWVNLSRLLPH, encoded by the coding sequence ATGCTTGAGGCCCAGGCCCACCACGAGCTGAAGGCGCTGCTGCGGCGGGAGGGGCGTGGCGCTCACGATGGCTGGCCGCACCAGCTCAGCCTCTGCCGGCTGGTGGCCCGCAGCCTGCGGCGGGGCGACCGCACCCTGGTGCGCCTGACTCCGGGCAGCGACCCCGGTTGGTTGCTGGGGCTGCTGGTGCCCCTGGCCCTGGGCGAGACCCCGGTGGTGCTGGTGCTGAGCCAGGGCCTGAAGCAGCGTCTGCTGCAGGTGGAGCTGGCCCGCCTCGGCAGGGCCGGCCTCAGCCTGCCCTGCTACGAGGGCGAGGATCCCGGCAACGCCAAGGTGTGGCTGCTGAGTGTGCCTGAGCTGGTGAGCGCCTGGCGAGGCGACAGGCTGAAGGGGCGTCAGCTGGTGATCCCGGAGGCCGAGCAGCTCGACGCCCGGCTGAGGGCCAGCCTGGCGCTGCGTCTTGACGCCGCGGACTGGGAACGACTGGCCCGGGCCCATCCCGCCCTGCGGACCGGCCTCGGTGAGCTGTACAGCCGCCTGAGCAGGCAGGTGATGGCCCATCCGGGTGGATCGAGGCGACCGCTGCTGCTGTCCCCGGAAGACGAAGCCCCCCTGCGCCAGCTGCTGGGGCTGCTCCATCCCCTGCCGGAGCCCTGGGCGACCTGGCGCTCCAGTGGCGGCGACGCCTGGGTGAGCTGGACGGAGCGGGAGCCCACCAGAGCGCAGCAGGCCCCCTCAGTCGAGGGGCTGCCGCCGGCCGAGCGGCTGCTGCAGTGGAGCCTGCACCGGCAACCGCTTGAGCCCCTGCGGGTGCTCGAGGGCCTGATGGACGGCCAGGGGGCCGTGGTGGTGGCCGAGCTCGCCAGCACGATGGGGCAACTGGGGCTCCCGGGTGGCCCGGCCCTCGGCCTCGAGCCCGACGTCGTGGTGGATCTGGGAGCGGAGCCCCTGGCCGATCCGCTGCCTCTGTATGCGCCGCTGCGCCAGCCCCTGCCCAACAGTCCCCGCTACGGCGAACACCTGCTGGAGCAGTGTCGCCGCCTGGTGCTTGGCCAGGGGGGCCTCACCCTGGTGCTGCTCGATGACGAGGGGCTGCGCCTCTCCCTGGCCAGTGGCCTGGCGGCCGAATTCGGCAGCCGGGTGGTGCACGAGCACACGGCGCCCGAGAGCCACGGTGTGGTGTGTGCCCGCTGGAGCTGGTGGCTGACGCACCAGGGCCGGATGCCCGATCCGTCCCAGATCGTGGTGGCCCTGCTACCGATCGCCAGCCTCGACGATCCCCTCACCGCCGCCCAGGTGCTGGCCCTGCGCCGGGAGGGACGCGACTGGTTCCGCGAACGCCTGCTGCCCGATGGCCTCACCCGCCTGCAGCTGGGCGTGGTGGGGTTGCGTCGCCAGGGGGGCCGGCTGGCCGTGCTGGACGGCCGCCTCAGGGGGCGAAGCTGGGGGCGTCAGGTGCTGCGTGCCCTGGAGCCCTGGGTGAACCTGAGCCGCCTCCTGCCCCACTAG
- a CDS encoding DUF2839 domain-containing protein has protein sequence MGEARRRESQGLPPRAPKRTAAPDTSPRLAPWLPLTRNQANRFVSLTTRGAWVGIGALVLFWLTVRFIGPGLGWWALADG, from the coding sequence ATGGGCGAGGCCCGCCGCCGCGAGAGTCAGGGACTGCCCCCGAGGGCCCCGAAGCGCACGGCCGCGCCCGATACGTCGCCCCGCCTGGCCCCCTGGCTGCCCCTCACCCGCAACCAGGCCAATCGCTTTGTCTCCCTCACCACCCGGGGGGCCTGGGTGGGGATCGGCGCCCTGGTGCTGTTCTGGCTCACGGTGCGCTTCATCGGCCCTGGCCTGGGTTGGTGGGCCCTGGCCGACGGCTGA
- a CDS encoding DUF1815 family protein: MFPRLAEQYRSVVQDLVMSLQALASSLQSRGMAATCYSCGDGRDGHGASFVANLGTNHMVRFLVSDFGISWIESRNGHELVKLEGAEAIQELQRVAQMLQNGPATEAALLAGAQQAEPPALI; this comes from the coding sequence ATGTTTCCCCGGCTCGCGGAGCAGTACCGCTCCGTTGTTCAAGATCTGGTGATGAGCCTGCAGGCCCTGGCCTCAAGCCTGCAGAGCCGCGGCATGGCCGCTACCTGCTACAGCTGCGGAGACGGCCGCGATGGCCATGGCGCCTCTTTCGTCGCCAACCTCGGCACCAATCACATGGTGCGATTCCTGGTGTCCGATTTCGGCATCAGCTGGATTGAATCCCGCAACGGCCACGAGCTGGTCAAGCTGGAAGGCGCCGAGGCCATCCAGGAACTGCAGCGGGTCGCCCAGATGCTGCAGAACGGCCCCGCCACCGAAGCCGCCCTGCTGGCCGGCGCTCAGCAGGCCGAGCCGCCGGCCCTGATCTGA
- the recA gene encoding recombinase RecA, whose product MPADSKAASYVSAAASSGGAASPADARAAAERDKALGLVLNQIERNFGKGSIMRLGDASRMRVETISTGALTLDLALGGGYPKGRVVEVYGPESSGKTTLTLHAIAEVQKRGGVAAFVDAEHALDPVYAASLGVDIENLLVSQPDTGEMALEIVDQLVRSAAVDIVVVDSVAALTPRAEIEGEMGDLAVGSQARLMSQAMRKITGNIGKSGCTVIFLNQLRQKIGVTYGSPETTTGGNALKFYASVRLDIRRIQTLKRGTEEYGIRAKVKVAKNKVAPPFRIAEFDILFGRGISTLGCLLDLAEETAVVIRKGAWYSYEGDNIGQGRDNTITWLEQNPDQAVEIEQRTRQKLKEGSEVTANSLKPLAAAAKAAVVAQPVGAEDGSGTPAAGKLPVAG is encoded by the coding sequence ATGCCTGCTGATTCCAAGGCCGCTTCCTACGTCTCTGCCGCTGCCTCCTCCGGTGGTGCGGCGTCCCCTGCCGATGCCCGGGCCGCCGCGGAGCGAGACAAGGCCCTCGGCCTGGTGCTCAACCAGATCGAGCGCAATTTCGGCAAGGGCTCGATCATGCGGCTGGGGGACGCCTCCCGCATGCGGGTGGAGACCATCTCCACCGGGGCCTTGACCCTGGACCTGGCCCTCGGCGGCGGCTACCCCAAGGGCCGGGTGGTGGAGGTGTATGGGCCCGAGAGCTCCGGCAAGACCACCCTGACCCTCCATGCCATTGCCGAGGTTCAGAAGCGCGGAGGGGTGGCTGCCTTCGTGGATGCGGAACACGCCCTCGATCCGGTCTACGCGGCTTCGCTTGGCGTCGATATCGAGAATCTGCTGGTGTCGCAGCCGGACACCGGCGAGATGGCCCTGGAGATCGTCGACCAGCTGGTGCGCTCCGCCGCCGTGGACATCGTGGTGGTCGATTCCGTGGCGGCCCTCACCCCCAGGGCTGAGATTGAGGGTGAGATGGGTGATCTGGCCGTGGGCAGCCAGGCCAGGCTGATGAGCCAGGCGATGCGCAAGATCACCGGCAACATCGGCAAGTCCGGCTGCACGGTGATCTTCCTGAACCAGCTGCGCCAGAAGATCGGCGTCACCTATGGCAGCCCGGAAACCACCACCGGTGGCAATGCGCTCAAGTTCTATGCCTCGGTGCGTCTCGACATCCGCCGCATCCAGACCCTCAAGCGCGGCACCGAGGAGTACGGCATCCGGGCCAAGGTGAAGGTGGCCAAAAACAAGGTGGCCCCGCCGTTCCGGATCGCCGAGTTCGACATCCTCTTCGGCCGCGGCATCAGCACCCTCGGTTGCCTGCTGGACCTGGCCGAGGAAACCGCCGTGGTGATCCGCAAGGGCGCCTGGTACAGCTACGAGGGCGACAACATCGGCCAGGGGCGCGACAACACGATCACCTGGCTGGAGCAGAACCCCGACCAGGCCGTGGAGATCGAACAACGCACCCGTCAGAAGCTCAAGGAAGGCTCGGAGGTGACGGCCAACTCGCTCAAGCCCCTGGCTGCCGCCGCCAAAGCAGCTGTTGTGGCTCAGCCCGTGGGTGCTGAGGACGGCTCTGGAACCCCAGCAGCAGGGAAGCTGCCGGTGGCCGGATGA
- a CDS encoding HAD family hydrolase — MAGSPFLVFDFDGVLVDGMAEYWWAASAAAERLVPGLAWPEPPHPAFARLRPLIHKGWEMVLMAAELSRPDLDLEGLVAGYREAVPQALARWGWSEAQLQGVLEQVRTEAIATDPAAWLALHRFYPNVVERVRQLEAEGSSWAVLTTKGAAFAREILRGAGLEPQALYGHDQGSKPEVLRRLQADHPRLWFVEDRRPTLERVAADPELNAVRCFLVSWGYLGPRDALGLPARIHWLTPERFAAPLATWP, encoded by the coding sequence ATGGCCGGCTCCCCCTTTCTGGTGTTCGACTTCGACGGCGTCCTGGTCGATGGGATGGCTGAGTACTGGTGGGCGGCCAGCGCCGCCGCCGAGCGCCTGGTTCCTGGCCTGGCCTGGCCAGAGCCCCCCCACCCAGCCTTTGCCCGCCTGCGCCCCCTGATTCACAAGGGCTGGGAGATGGTGCTGATGGCCGCGGAGCTGTCGCGCCCAGACCTCGACCTCGAGGGTCTCGTGGCCGGCTACAGGGAGGCCGTGCCCCAGGCCCTGGCCCGGTGGGGCTGGAGCGAAGCGCAGCTTCAGGGAGTGCTGGAGCAGGTGCGGACCGAGGCGATCGCCACCGACCCCGCAGCCTGGCTGGCGCTGCATCGCTTCTACCCCAACGTGGTGGAGCGTGTGCGGCAGCTGGAAGCTGAAGGCAGCTCCTGGGCCGTGCTCACCACCAAGGGCGCCGCCTTCGCCCGCGAGATCCTCCGCGGCGCGGGGCTGGAGCCCCAGGCGCTCTATGGCCATGACCAGGGCAGCAAGCCTGAGGTGCTGCGCCGCCTGCAGGCCGATCACCCCCGGCTCTGGTTCGTCGAAGACCGACGCCCCACCCTCGAGCGGGTGGCCGCTGACCCTGAACTCAACGCGGTGCGCTGCTTCCTGGTGAGCTGGGGTTATCTCGGCCCCCGGGACGCCCTGGGGCTCCCGGCCAGGATTCACTGGCTCACGCCGGAGCGGTTCGCGGCCCCCCTGGCAACCTGGCCCTGA